The proteins below come from a single Deltaproteobacteria bacterium genomic window:
- a CDS encoding GNAT family N-acetyltransferase: MADETSYTLRLMRADELELVVAMWTRGKKRALWWIAVEQAHTPEEDLAFFRDVLCARGEIWLAERAGRVVGLMALQGDHVDQLFIDPDAQGRGAGSALLDHAKRLHAGGVWLFTHQRNERARAFYEARGFRAVAFGVSPPPESEPDVRYEWSPG; encoded by the coding sequence ATGGCTGACGAGACTTCGTACACGCTGAGGCTCATGCGCGCGGACGAGCTCGAGCTCGTGGTGGCGATGTGGACGCGCGGCAAGAAGCGCGCGCTCTGGTGGATCGCGGTCGAGCAGGCGCACACGCCCGAGGAAGACCTCGCGTTCTTCCGCGACGTGCTGTGCGCGCGCGGTGAGATCTGGCTGGCCGAGCGCGCGGGCAGAGTCGTCGGGCTCATGGCGCTTCAGGGCGATCACGTGGACCAGCTGTTCATCGACCCGGATGCGCAAGGCCGCGGCGCGGGCTCCGCGCTGCTCGATCACGCGAAGCGTCTTCACGCCGGCGGCGTTTGGCTCTTTACGCACCAACGCAACGAGCGCGCCCGCGCGTTCTACGAGGCGCGTGGCTTCCGCGCCGTCGCGTTCGGCGTGAGCCCGCCGCCCGAGAGCGAGCCCGACGTGCGCTACGAGTGGAGCCCGGGCTGA
- a CDS encoding GNAT family N-acetyltransferase, whose translation MADEIRVETWTPELALRGEDLIYEFNVAATGITDGGMFAFTVRGEEGRLLGCALGHTWGGMCELKTLWVEQALRHRGLGRALVLRVIDEGEAHACTQLLLSTHSFQAPSFYARLGFSELFRVNDYPRGHAMVFMLRHLSPRPNHSQ comes from the coding sequence ATGGCCGACGAGATCCGCGTGGAAACCTGGACGCCGGAGCTCGCGCTACGCGGCGAGGACTTGATCTACGAATTCAACGTGGCCGCGACGGGCATCACCGACGGCGGAATGTTCGCGTTCACGGTAAGAGGCGAGGAAGGTCGTCTACTCGGCTGTGCGCTCGGCCACACTTGGGGCGGCATGTGCGAGCTGAAGACGCTGTGGGTGGAGCAAGCGCTGCGCCACCGCGGCCTCGGCCGCGCGCTCGTGCTGCGCGTGATCGACGAAGGCGAGGCGCACGCGTGCACGCAGCTGCTGCTCTCGACGCACTCCTTCCAAGCACCGTCCTTCTATGCGCGGCTCGGCTTCAGCGAGCTGTTCCGCGTGAACGACTACCCGCGCGGCCATGCCATGGTTTTCATGCTGCGCCATCTTTCGCCGCGCCCTAATCACTCGCAGTGA
- a CDS encoding aromatic ring-hydroxylating dioxygenase subunit alpha, producing the protein MRVAERLERAETLDPACYTDPAHYARDVERVFRRGWICFGREDWLPDAGDYFAFERFGEPLVAVRDDERRVRVLSNVCRHRWHRVAEGRGNARALQCKYHLWTFALDGRLLGAPQMDRAEGFDRASCRLPELRVESWLGWLYLSFDASAAPLAPQLSGMEKLVAPYQPGRMRSLPPLELDSPWNWKLMIENFMESYHVTSIHPETLEPGFPGAVTWGEENGGGPWAVLHNPTRTGEPGAAFLPVTPGLSHAQLADFLVCCAFPLQLFAVTPDSAVWYELLPHSADRFTLRIHPLAPPEATEEQRMGLRSALEAIHREDVRACESVQQGLRSTLATRGRLSHLERCNWQFHRWLEARIT; encoded by the coding sequence ATGCGGGTCGCCGAGCGACTGGAACGCGCCGAGACCCTCGATCCCGCGTGTTACACGGACCCCGCGCACTACGCGCGCGATGTCGAGCGCGTCTTCCGGCGCGGCTGGATCTGCTTCGGGCGCGAGGATTGGCTGCCCGACGCGGGGGACTACTTCGCGTTCGAGCGTTTCGGCGAGCCGCTGGTCGCGGTGCGCGACGACGAGCGCCGCGTTCGCGTGCTCTCGAACGTCTGCCGCCACCGCTGGCACCGCGTCGCCGAGGGCCGCGGCAACGCGCGCGCGCTTCAGTGCAAGTACCACCTCTGGACGTTCGCGCTCGACGGCCGCTTGTTAGGGGCGCCGCAGATGGACCGCGCGGAGGGCTTCGATCGCGCGAGCTGCCGCCTCCCCGAGCTGCGCGTCGAGAGCTGGCTCGGCTGGCTCTACCTGAGCTTCGACGCGAGCGCGGCGCCGCTCGCGCCTCAGCTGTCGGGGATGGAGAAGCTCGTGGCGCCTTATCAGCCCGGGCGCATGCGCTCGCTACCGCCGCTCGAGCTCGACTCGCCGTGGAACTGGAAGTTGATGATCGAGAATTTCATGGAGAGCTATCACGTCACGAGCATCCACCCCGAGACGCTCGAGCCTGGTTTTCCGGGGGCGGTGACGTGGGGCGAGGAGAACGGCGGCGGCCCGTGGGCCGTGCTGCACAACCCGACGCGCACGGGCGAGCCGGGCGCCGCGTTCCTCCCGGTGACTCCCGGACTGAGCCACGCGCAGCTCGCCGACTTCCTCGTGTGCTGCGCGTTCCCGCTGCAGCTCTTCGCGGTAACGCCGGACTCGGCGGTTTGGTACGAGCTCCTTCCTCACAGCGCCGACCGCTTCACGCTGCGCATTCACCCGCTCGCGCCGCCGGAGGCGACGGAGGAGCAGCGCATGGGTCTCCGCAGCGCGCTCGAGGCGATTCATCGCGAAGACGTCCGCGCCTGCGAGAGCGTGCAGCAGGGGCTGCGCAGCACGCTCGCGACGCGCGGGCGTCTCTCGCACCTCGAGCGCTGCAACTGGCAGTTCCACCGCTGGCTCGAAGCTCGGATTACCTAA
- a CDS encoding enoyl-CoA hydratase/isomerase family protein, which translates to MPDGADAVRLSYDGPIAVISYDRAEKHNAANDAMDARLFAILGALHAKPGLRAVIWRGEGASFSSGRDTTQLGVRTEDISDFAFIERGHAGTQAFFTLPVPIIAALKGHVIGGSFERALLCDLRIAGESARMRLPEIMHGVVPDSGGTARLFQIAGPGLVADLALTGRVLDAQEALRHGIVSRVVPDAELDGAALEMARAIARAPEFTVAMFLRTLRRIANPLVRESMQEESVAQAMVFASQDYAEFKRARAEKREPKYRGR; encoded by the coding sequence ATGCCCGACGGCGCAGATGCAGTTCGCCTCTCCTACGACGGCCCGATCGCCGTCATCTCCTATGACCGCGCGGAGAAGCACAACGCGGCGAACGACGCGATGGATGCGCGGCTGTTCGCGATCCTCGGCGCGCTGCACGCGAAGCCCGGTTTGCGCGCAGTGATCTGGCGCGGCGAGGGCGCGTCGTTCTCTTCGGGGCGCGACACGACGCAGCTCGGCGTGCGCACGGAGGACATCAGCGACTTCGCGTTCATCGAGCGCGGGCACGCGGGCACACAGGCGTTCTTCACGCTGCCGGTGCCGATCATCGCGGCGCTGAAGGGCCACGTGATCGGCGGCAGCTTCGAGCGCGCGCTGCTCTGCGACCTGCGCATCGCGGGCGAGAGCGCGCGCATGCGGCTGCCAGAGATCATGCACGGCGTCGTGCCGGACTCGGGCGGAACGGCGCGGCTGTTCCAGATCGCGGGCCCCGGGCTCGTCGCCGATCTCGCCCTTACGGGCCGCGTGCTCGATGCGCAGGAGGCGCTGCGGCACGGCATCGTCTCGCGCGTCGTGCCCGATGCGGAGCTCGACGGCGCGGCCCTCGAGATGGCGCGCGCGATCGCGCGCGCGCCCGAGTTCACCGTGGCGATGTTCCTGCGCACGCTGCGCCGCATCGCGAACCCGCTGGTGCGCGAGTCGATGCAGGAAGAGTCGGTCGCGCAGGCGATGGTGTTCGCGTCGCAGGACTACGCGGAGTTCAAGCGCGCGCGCGCCGAGAAGCGCGAGCCGAAGTACCGCGGGCGCTGA
- a CDS encoding enoyl-CoA hydratase/isomerase family protein — MRAPLAREGAVSRSARRLRRSRGEVVSDTRAIETGTPEVLCRIEARVGVITLNRPDAKNALTMEMKRALHRLVPELGANPDVGCVLLTGAGGAFCAGGDTKRMASEGRPPSPEDRKRQLRWEHETPRALHRLAKPTIAALPGPAAGAGFALALACDLRVMAASAFATTAYARLGLSGDYGASWFLTRLLGPARAREVMFLGERLSAADCDRLGLANRVLADAGFAEAALDYAKRIAAGPPIALRYMKDNLNRALTDSLESVLDIEAERMVQGAGTEDYEEAVKAFAEKRAPVFKGR, encoded by the coding sequence ATGCGTGCTCCACTTGCGAGGGAAGGCGCAGTATCTCGCAGCGCGCGTAGACTGCGCCGCTCGCGAGGAGAAGTCGTGAGCGACACGCGCGCCATCGAGACCGGAACGCCCGAGGTCCTCTGCCGCATCGAGGCGCGCGTCGGCGTGATCACGCTCAATCGCCCCGACGCGAAGAACGCGCTCACGATGGAGATGAAGCGCGCGCTGCATCGCCTCGTTCCCGAGCTCGGCGCGAACCCCGACGTGGGCTGCGTGCTGCTCACGGGCGCGGGCGGCGCGTTCTGTGCGGGCGGCGACACGAAGCGCATGGCGAGCGAGGGCCGACCGCCGTCGCCCGAGGATCGCAAGCGCCAGCTGCGCTGGGAGCACGAGACGCCGCGCGCGCTGCATCGCCTCGCGAAGCCCACGATCGCAGCGCTGCCGGGCCCGGCAGCAGGCGCGGGCTTTGCGCTCGCGCTCGCGTGCGATCTGCGCGTGATGGCGGCGAGCGCGTTCGCGACCACGGCCTACGCGCGGCTCGGCCTCTCCGGCGATTACGGCGCGAGCTGGTTCCTGACGCGCTTGTTAGGTCCCGCGCGCGCGCGCGAAGTGATGTTCCTCGGCGAGCGCCTCTCCGCCGCCGACTGCGATCGCCTCGGCCTTGCGAACCGCGTGCTCGCCGACGCCGGCTTCGCCGAGGCCGCGCTCGACTACGCAAAGCGCATTGCCGCCGGCCCGCCGATCGCGCTGCGGTACATGAAGGACAACCTGAACCGCGCCCTAACAGACTCCCTGGAGTCGGTGCTCGACATCGAGGCGGAGCGCATGGTGCAGGGCGCTGGAACCGAGGACTACGAGGAAGCCGTGAAGGCGTTCGCGGAGAAGCGCGCGCCGGTGTTCAAGGGGCGGTAG
- a CDS encoding SDR family oxidoreductase, which translates to MGLPEPPPLGAHALPAGAYAGQTVAITGGGTGLGKAIALEFARLGANVAILSRGEEHRAAGVAAIESIGGKAIAVACDIRQPDQVATAFDQIALAFSHPAVLVNNAAGNFPVPAEDLSPNGWRTVVDIVLNGTFFCSREFGRRHIAAGTSGAIINVGASYAWTGGPGFAHSAAAKAGVKNMTETLAVEWGPYGIRVNGLVPGLFPHEDEVAAIKATPGRGDRASEEASCPALRTGRLRELGWAATFLGSPYASYISGHTLVVDGANWQRRAMRQPDFVPIRTQMGKGAFELK; encoded by the coding sequence ATGGGCCTTCCCGAACCGCCGCCGCTCGGCGCGCACGCACTTCCGGCCGGCGCCTACGCCGGGCAGACCGTCGCCATAACAGGTGGCGGCACCGGACTTGGCAAAGCGATCGCGCTCGAGTTCGCGCGGCTCGGCGCGAACGTCGCGATCCTCTCGCGCGGCGAAGAGCACCGCGCGGCGGGCGTCGCCGCGATCGAGAGCATCGGCGGCAAGGCGATCGCCGTCGCGTGCGACATCCGCCAGCCCGATCAGGTCGCCACCGCGTTCGACCAGATCGCGCTCGCGTTCTCGCACCCCGCCGTGCTCGTGAACAACGCGGCGGGGAACTTCCCGGTGCCGGCGGAAGATCTCTCGCCGAACGGCTGGCGCACCGTCGTCGACATCGTGCTGAACGGCACCTTCTTCTGCTCGCGCGAGTTCGGTCGCCGCCACATCGCCGCGGGGACGAGCGGCGCAATCATCAATGTCGGCGCGTCGTATGCGTGGACCGGTGGGCCCGGCTTCGCGCACTCCGCCGCGGCGAAGGCAGGCGTGAAGAACATGACCGAGACGCTCGCGGTCGAGTGGGGCCCGTACGGCATTCGCGTGAACGGCCTCGTGCCGGGCCTGTTCCCGCACGAAGACGAAGTCGCCGCGATCAAGGCGACGCCCGGGCGCGGCGACCGCGCGAGCGAGGAAGCGAGCTGCCCCGCGCTGCGCACGGGCCGCCTGCGCGAGCTCGGCTGGGCCGCGACGTTCCTCGGCTCGCCGTACGCGAGCTACATCAGCGGCCACACGCTGGTCGTCGACGGCGCGAACTGGCAGCGACGCGCGATGCGCCAGCCGGACTTCGTGCCGATCCGCACGCAGATGGGCAAAGGCGCGTTCGAGCTGAAGTGA
- a CDS encoding enoyl-CoA hydratase/isomerase family protein: MPETYIRLEREGPIATLVLDRAEKLNAWSWESARQIAARADELRFDNEVRVVIVRAEGRAFCAGVDLGMPEDRITGRSPAEKVRNYYEKFRWVHERFHVLANLPQPVIMAVHGYCLGAGLELTMMGDIRIAADDAQFALPEPRVGVGIDAGGDMRLVTELGAGWTRLLAFTGRRIDAQTALRIGIVQEVVPRDQLLAHVRALAGEIAENAPLAVQTIKRTINNWAERGLAEALKFEAASASVNFVSDDMQLGYKAMAGKEKAKFEGK; encoded by the coding sequence ATGCCTGAGACGTACATCCGACTCGAGCGCGAGGGCCCGATCGCGACGCTCGTGCTCGATCGCGCCGAGAAGCTGAACGCGTGGAGCTGGGAGAGCGCGCGGCAGATCGCGGCGCGCGCCGACGAGCTGCGCTTCGACAACGAGGTGCGCGTCGTGATCGTGCGCGCCGAGGGCCGCGCGTTCTGTGCCGGCGTAGACCTCGGCATGCCCGAGGACCGCATCACCGGCCGCTCGCCGGCGGAGAAGGTCCGTAACTACTACGAGAAGTTCCGCTGGGTGCACGAGCGCTTCCACGTGCTCGCGAACCTGCCGCAGCCCGTGATCATGGCCGTGCACGGCTACTGCCTCGGCGCCGGCCTCGAGCTCACGATGATGGGCGACATCCGCATCGCCGCCGACGACGCGCAGTTCGCACTGCCGGAGCCGCGCGTCGGCGTGGGCATCGACGCGGGCGGCGACATGCGACTCGTTACGGAGCTCGGCGCCGGCTGGACGCGCCTGCTCGCCTTCACCGGCCGTCGCATCGACGCGCAGACCGCGCTGCGCATCGGCATCGTGCAGGAAGTGGTGCCGCGCGATCAGCTGCTCGCCCACGTGCGCGCGCTCGCGGGCGAGATCGCCGAGAACGCGCCGCTCGCGGTGCAGACGATCAAGCGCACCATCAACAACTGGGCGGAGCGTGGGCTCGCCGAAGCGCTGAAGTTCGAGGCCGCGAGCGCAAGCGTGAACTTCGTCAGCGACGACATGCAGCTTGGGTACAAGGCGATGGCGGGGAAGGAGAAGGCGAAGTTCGAGGGGAAGTGA
- a CDS encoding DUF4935 domain-containing protein, with the protein MFIDTNIWLDFYRVRTRERALSILEHINAVTHHGFISTAQVEMEFKKNRQAVILSSYALVKSPSFEGLSELPAFLADSKQSSGVRTTEKKIRQMTATMKQRITRVLRQPTTHDVVYRTAQRLFRADSPWNLKRDKKVRFEIRRLARKRFMLGYPPRKRDDTSIGDAVNWEWIVRSASESGDDVVIV; encoded by the coding sequence GTGTTTATCGACACGAACATTTGGCTCGACTTTTATCGAGTGCGGACACGCGAGCGTGCGTTGTCGATCCTCGAGCACATAAATGCCGTCACCCATCATGGATTCATCTCAACGGCGCAGGTCGAGATGGAGTTCAAGAAAAACAGGCAAGCGGTGATTCTTAGTTCTTACGCGCTTGTCAAGTCACCTTCCTTTGAAGGGCTAAGCGAGTTGCCGGCGTTTCTCGCGGACTCAAAACAATCCTCGGGAGTCCGAACAACCGAGAAGAAGATTCGTCAGATGACGGCGACGATGAAGCAGAGAATCACCCGCGTGCTGCGTCAGCCCACGACACACGATGTCGTCTACCGAACGGCACAGCGACTCTTCCGCGCCGACAGCCCTTGGAATCTGAAGCGCGACAAGAAGGTGCGATTCGAGATTCGCCGACTTGCTCGGAAGCGCTTCATGCTTGGGTACCCGCCACGCAAGAGAGACGACACATCGATCGGAGATGCGGTCAACTGGGAGTGGATCGTTCGATCCGCGAGTGAGTCAGGTGATGATGTGGTCATAGTCTAG
- a CDS encoding aminotransferase class III-fold pyridoxal phosphate-dependent enzyme: MTRRTSADAALRARAAAVIPGGMYGHESTALLPAEFPQFFSRAKGARLWDADGNAYIDLMCAYGPNLLGYCDPEIDAAFTTQLAHGDAMTGPSPLIVELAEELTQQVAHAQWALFCKNGTDATSMAVTVARAHTKRRKILVAKGAYHGAAAWCTPNPIGTLPDDRAHLIPFAYNDVASLERAAREAEGDLAGVLVSPFKHDGFVDQELPARAFAHAVRSVCDRAKALLIMDEVRGGFRLSRSGSWTHLGVEPDLSAWGKCLANGHPLSALLGSEVARAAASRIYTTGSFWFAAAPMAAALATLRRIRETDYLERMQRLGAQLREGLAKAAAASGYTLRQTGPPQMPQILFADDPDFRRGFAFTGELVQRGVYLHPWHNNFVCAALSEDDVREVLGAAEEAFAVVRRREGTLVPHARVKAMVGV; the protein is encoded by the coding sequence ATGACGCGACGCACTTCCGCCGACGCCGCCCTTCGCGCACGCGCCGCCGCCGTGATTCCCGGCGGCATGTACGGCCACGAGTCGACCGCGCTGCTTCCCGCCGAGTTCCCACAGTTCTTCTCGCGCGCGAAGGGCGCGCGGCTGTGGGACGCCGACGGCAACGCGTACATCGACCTCATGTGCGCGTACGGCCCGAACTTGTTGGGGTACTGCGATCCCGAGATCGACGCCGCGTTCACGACGCAGCTCGCGCACGGCGATGCGATGACGGGGCCCTCGCCGCTGATCGTCGAGCTCGCAGAGGAGCTCACACAGCAAGTCGCGCACGCGCAGTGGGCGCTCTTCTGCAAGAACGGCACGGACGCGACCTCGATGGCGGTGACGGTCGCGCGCGCTCACACGAAGCGGCGCAAGATTCTCGTCGCGAAGGGCGCGTATCACGGCGCAGCCGCGTGGTGCACGCCGAACCCGATCGGCACGTTGCCCGACGACCGCGCGCACCTGATCCCGTTTGCGTACAACGACGTCGCGAGCCTCGAGCGCGCCGCGCGCGAAGCGGAGGGCGACCTCGCGGGCGTGCTCGTCTCGCCGTTCAAGCACGACGGCTTCGTCGATCAAGAGCTGCCGGCGCGCGCGTTCGCGCACGCGGTGCGCAGCGTGTGCGACCGCGCCAAGGCGCTGCTGATCATGGACGAAGTGCGCGGTGGCTTCCGTCTCTCGCGCAGCGGCTCGTGGACGCACCTCGGCGTCGAGCCCGACCTCAGCGCCTGGGGCAAGTGCCTCGCGAACGGGCATCCGCTCTCGGCGTTGTTAGGGAGCGAAGTCGCGCGCGCCGCGGCCTCGCGCATCTACACCACCGGCAGCTTCTGGTTCGCCGCCGCCCCGATGGCCGCCGCCCTCGCCACGCTGCGCCGCATCCGCGAGACGGACTACCTGGAGCGCATGCAGCGACTAGGCGCGCAACTCCGCGAAGGCCTCGCCAAAGCCGCCGCCGCGTCCGGCTACACGCTGCGCCAAACCGGCCCGCCGCAGATGCCGCAGATCTTGTTCGCGGACGACCCCGACTTCCGGCGCGGCTTCGCGTTCACTGGCGAGCTCGTGCAGCGCGGCGTGTACCTCCACCCGTGGCACAACAACTTCGTGTGCGCGGCGCTGAGCGAAGACGATGTGCGCGAGGTGTTAGGCGCAGCTGAGGAAGCCTTCGCGGTGGTGCGGCGAAGGGAGGGAACGCTGGTGCCGCATGCGCGGGTGAAGGCGATGGTTGGGGTATGA
- the dcd gene encoding dCTP deaminase — protein MTVLSNRALIEAMDAGRLRIDPRPAPTPEVRGSPFGSCSVDLHLGRTIFIPRRGLQVTLDIRGALTPTLDALYERREIADEGWVLEPGRFLLGRTIEVVDLPLSGNGLAARIEGRSSFARAGLLVHFTAPTIHAGFTGSIALEIINLGEFALVLRPGSAICQLIVETVEGEPIRSDSQFQHQSAPTGAAAP, from the coding sequence ATGACGGTGCTCAGCAATCGCGCCCTGATCGAGGCGATGGATGCGGGGCGCCTGCGAATTGATCCGCGGCCGGCGCCGACGCCCGAGGTTCGGGGCTCACCGTTCGGGTCTTGCTCGGTCGACCTCCACCTCGGGCGAACGATCTTCATCCCGCGCAGGGGTCTTCAGGTCACGCTCGACATCCGCGGCGCGCTCACGCCCACGCTGGACGCGCTCTACGAACGGCGCGAGATCGCTGACGAGGGCTGGGTCCTCGAACCTGGGCGCTTTCTGCTTGGGAGAACGATCGAGGTCGTCGATCTACCCCTCTCCGGGAATGGCCTCGCCGCTCGCATCGAGGGCCGCAGCTCGTTCGCGCGCGCAGGACTGCTCGTGCACTTCACTGCGCCGACGATCCACGCTGGTTTCACCGGCTCCATCGCGCTCGAGATCATCAACCTCGGCGAGTTCGCGTTGGTTCTCCGGCCCGGCTCGGCGATCTGCCAGCTGATCGTCGAGACCGTCGAGGGCGAGCCGATCCGCAGCGACTCTCAGTTCCAACACCAATCCGCACCCACCGGAGCCGCGGCGCCCTAA
- a CDS encoding glutathione S-transferase family protein, translated as MKLYTYPGAPNPRRVHIYLAEKGISVPFEKVDIMTRANRTPEFLANVNPLGGLPVLALDDGTHIAESVAICRYFEALHPEPSLFGRTPEEIGRIDMWNRRVEMTFMQAVGMVWVHGSPLTKAVVKNQIAEMADQARVLVRNAFAFFDAQLASRAFVAGDRYSMADILALTTYDFAAQLNQLHPEPSQKNLLRWHAEVSARPSAKA; from the coding sequence GTGAAGCTCTACACCTACCCCGGCGCGCCCAACCCGCGCCGCGTGCACATCTACCTCGCGGAGAAAGGCATCTCGGTGCCGTTCGAGAAGGTGGACATCATGACGCGCGCGAACCGCACGCCGGAGTTCCTCGCGAACGTGAATCCGCTCGGCGGCCTGCCCGTGCTCGCCCTCGACGACGGCACGCACATCGCCGAGAGCGTCGCGATCTGCCGCTACTTCGAGGCGCTCCACCCCGAGCCGAGCCTGTTCGGCCGCACGCCCGAAGAGATCGGCCGGATCGACATGTGGAACCGCCGCGTCGAGATGACGTTCATGCAGGCCGTGGGGATGGTGTGGGTGCACGGCTCGCCCCTGACCAAGGCCGTCGTGAAGAACCAGATCGCCGAGATGGCCGATCAGGCGCGCGTGCTCGTGCGCAACGCGTTCGCGTTCTTCGACGCGCAGCTCGCGAGCCGCGCGTTCGTCGCCGGCGATCGCTACTCGATGGCCGACATCCTCGCGCTCACCACCTACGACTTCGCAGCCCAGCTCAATCAGCTGCACCCCGAGCCGTCGCAAAAGAACCTGCTGCGCTGGCACGCGGAGGTGAGCGCGCGGCCGAGCGCGAAGGCGTGA
- a CDS encoding MBL fold metallo-hydrolase, with protein sequence MRFHRPFVACALLAMTALLAACEGAQDALVRRVASRAAAQDDSLFATDALRVLICGSASPLPHPTRARPCTAVFAAGRLWVVDVGPGSWNRMGGWRVPPKLGAVLLTHFHSDHIGELGEWNLQSWVNGREAPLTVIGPEGVQRVVAGFNEAYALDVVYRAAHHGADFMPPGVGVMSAQPIAFAESATSEVVHDADGLRITAFLVDHAPIAPAVGYRFDYLGRSVVVSGDTVMSSNLITAATDVDVLVHEAQANHIVKLLQEVATESRPRAAKIMSDIPDYHTSPVEAAEVANEANAKLLVLSHLTPPPPNALLERMFVRGVEDAR encoded by the coding sequence ATGCGCTTTCACCGCCCCTTCGTCGCGTGCGCGCTGCTCGCCATGACCGCACTTCTCGCTGCGTGCGAAGGCGCGCAGGATGCGCTCGTGCGCCGCGTCGCCTCACGCGCTGCTGCGCAGGACGACTCGCTGTTCGCGACCGACGCGCTGCGCGTTCTCATCTGCGGCAGCGCCTCGCCGCTGCCGCATCCGACGCGCGCGCGCCCGTGCACGGCGGTGTTCGCGGCGGGCAGGCTGTGGGTCGTGGACGTGGGCCCCGGCTCTTGGAATCGCATGGGCGGTTGGCGAGTGCCGCCGAAGCTCGGCGCCGTGCTGCTCACGCACTTCCACAGCGACCACATCGGCGAGCTCGGTGAATGGAACCTGCAGAGCTGGGTGAACGGACGCGAGGCGCCGCTCACCGTGATCGGCCCTGAAGGCGTGCAGCGCGTCGTCGCGGGCTTCAACGAGGCGTACGCGCTCGATGTCGTCTACCGCGCCGCGCATCACGGCGCGGACTTCATGCCTCCGGGAGTCGGCGTGATGAGCGCGCAGCCCATCGCGTTCGCGGAGAGCGCGACGAGCGAAGTCGTGCACGACGCCGACGGGCTTCGCATCACCGCCTTCCTCGTCGATCACGCGCCGATCGCACCGGCGGTCGGCTACCGCTTCGACTACCTCGGGCGCTCCGTCGTCGTGAGCGGTGATACCGTCATGAGCTCGAACCTCATCACTGCGGCGACGGACGTGGATGTGCTCGTGCACGAGGCGCAGGCGAATCACATCGTGAAGTTGCTGCAAGAAGTTGCGACAGAGAGCCGGCCGCGCGCGGCGAAGATCATGAGCGACATCCCCGACTACCACACGAGCCCCGTCGAGGCGGCGGAGGTTGCGAACGAGGCGAACGCGAAGCTGCTCGTGCTGAGCCATCTCACGCCGCCGCCGCCGAACGCGCTCCTGGAGCGCATGTTCGTGCGCGGCGTCGAGGACGCACGCTAG
- a CDS encoding nitroreductase family deazaflavin-dependent oxidoreductase yields MTSEAQLYRAVNAVLEPAIRAGLGAPLLSPAGFVVVEMTGAKSGKLRRVPLAALRIGSHLLIGTVRGERSLWVRNLAANGDVRVWLAARAKPMRAFVLRPGASARRPRALATTLRPLWRALASLTDRGFAFALLAPAPKRAASPRGRASPRATRSRSR; encoded by the coding sequence ATGACGAGCGAGGCGCAGCTCTACCGCGCGGTGAACGCGGTGCTCGAGCCGGCGATTCGCGCGGGGCTCGGTGCGCCGCTTCTCTCGCCGGCGGGCTTCGTAGTGGTCGAGATGACCGGCGCAAAGTCGGGGAAGCTGCGCCGCGTTCCGCTCGCGGCGCTGCGCATCGGCTCGCACCTGCTGATCGGCACCGTGCGCGGCGAGCGCTCGCTCTGGGTGCGCAACCTCGCGGCGAACGGCGACGTGCGCGTGTGGCTCGCAGCGAGAGCAAAGCCCATGCGCGCGTTCGTGCTGCGCCCCGGCGCGAGCGCACGCAGGCCGCGCGCACTCGCGACGACTCTGCGGCCGCTCTGGCGCGCGCTCGCGTCCCTAACAGACCGCGGCTTCGCGTTCGCGCTGCTCGCGCCTGCGCCTAAGCGCGCAGCTTCGCCTCGAGGCCGCGCTTCACCTCGGGCCACTCGCTCGCGATCACGCTGA